In a genomic window of Pseudomonas mohnii:
- the mtgA gene encoding monofunctional biosynthetic peptidoglycan transglycosylase, giving the protein MLRIYFRRFTKAVLWFMGGSVLLVLIFRVVPPPGTALMVERKIESWFNGEPIDLQRTWKPWDEISDDLKVAVIAGEDQKFPEHWGFDFGAIQAALAHNELGGTVRGASTLSQQVSKNLFLWSGRSWLRKGLEAWFTGLIEVFWPKQRILEVYLNSVEWDDGVFGAEAAARHHFGISAKNLSRQQSSLLAAVLPNPRVWSASHPTSYVSRRAGWIRQQMSQLGGDSYLIGLNDSRRAPWSQ; this is encoded by the coding sequence ATGCTGCGTATATATTTCCGTCGTTTCACGAAGGCCGTGCTCTGGTTCATGGGCGGCAGCGTATTGCTGGTGCTGATCTTTCGCGTAGTGCCGCCACCGGGTACGGCATTGATGGTCGAACGCAAGATTGAATCGTGGTTCAACGGCGAGCCCATTGACCTGCAACGCACCTGGAAGCCCTGGGATGAAATCTCGGACGACCTGAAAGTCGCGGTAATCGCCGGGGAAGATCAGAAATTCCCGGAGCACTGGGGCTTTGACTTCGGGGCGATCCAGGCCGCACTGGCCCATAACGAGCTCGGCGGTACGGTTCGCGGCGCCAGCACCCTGAGCCAGCAGGTCTCGAAAAACCTGTTCCTGTGGTCAGGTCGCAGCTGGTTGCGCAAAGGCCTGGAGGCCTGGTTTACCGGGCTGATCGAAGTGTTCTGGCCCAAGCAGCGAATTCTTGAGGTGTATCTCAACAGCGTCGAGTGGGATGACGGGGTATTTGGTGCCGAGGCCGCTGCACGACATCATTTTGGCATCAGCGCGAAAAACCTCAGCCGCCAGCAATCGAGTCTATTGGCTGCCGTGCTGCCAAACCCGCGCGTGTGGAGCGCCAGCCATCCGACTTCGTACGTTTCGCGGCGTGCGGGGTGGATACGGCAGCAGATGAGCCAGCTGGGGGGAGACAGTTATTTGATTGGACTGAACGATTCCCGTCGGGCGCCGTGGTCTCAGTAA
- a CDS encoding DUF423 domain-containing protein, translated as MLRGFLMLAAFFGFTGVGLGAFAAHGLKNRLSAEYLAIFHTGVTYQLVHTLALLGVALLATQIPGRLITWAGASFAIGILLFSGSLYVLTLTGFSKLGIITPFGGLAFLVGWFCLGLAAWRLQLTA; from the coding sequence ATGCTGCGTGGCTTTCTGATGCTGGCCGCTTTTTTCGGTTTCACCGGTGTCGGCCTTGGCGCGTTCGCCGCCCACGGTCTGAAAAATCGCCTGAGTGCCGAGTACCTGGCCATTTTCCACACCGGCGTCACCTATCAGCTGGTGCATACCCTGGCGTTGCTGGGTGTGGCGCTGCTGGCCACGCAGATTCCCGGTCGACTGATCACCTGGGCCGGTGCGTCCTTTGCCATCGGCATCCTGCTGTTCTCCGGCAGCCTGTACGTGCTGACGCTGACAGGCTTTAGCAAGCTTGGCATCATCACGCCTTTTGGCGGCCTGGCATTCCTGGTTGGCTGGTTTTGCCTGGGCCTTGCCGCCTGGCGCTTGCAGCTTACCGCTTGA
- the thiS gene encoding sulfur carrier protein ThiS, with the protein MRIQLNGESFELPDGETVAALLTRLDLTGRRVAVELNLDIVPRSQHADTTLNDGDSVEVVHAIGGG; encoded by the coding sequence ATGCGCATTCAGTTGAACGGCGAATCCTTTGAACTGCCCGACGGTGAAACCGTTGCGGCCCTGCTGACCCGTCTGGACCTGACCGGACGCCGGGTGGCGGTGGAACTCAATCTGGATATCGTTCCGCGCAGTCAGCATGCCGATACCACGCTCAACGACGGCGACAGCGTCGAAGTCGTGCATGCCATCGGCGGCGGCTAG